Part of the Cloacibacterium caeni genome is shown below.
ATCTACGAAAACCAACCAATCATTTTTGGCGCGATTTGCTCCGTAATTTCTGGATAAACCAGGTCCAGAATTCGGTTTTTTGAAATATTGAATATTCAACATTTCTTTAAAAGTTTCCACAGTAGGCAATAAATCTATGAACGAACCATCATCTACAATGATGACTTCAAAATCTTTATCAGTTTGAGCAATAAGAGAGTTTAAAAGCTCGAATAATTCGTCTTTTCTATTGAAAATAGCGACTACAATGGAAATGGTTTTTTGCATTCAACAAAAATAGTGGTTTCAAATGTATTTGAATAAATTTAGACCAAGAAATTCTATAAATTTGCAAAATGAATATTCCTGCATCAAGCATTCAACGTAATAATTTTTCTATCAATTGCAATGGCAGATTAGTAGATTTAAACACTCCCAAAATTATGGGAATTCTTAATCTTACTCCAGATTCTTTTTCGGATGGAGGAAAGTTTAACAATGAAAAATCAGCACTTCTTCATGCCGAAAAATTGCTTAATGATGGAGCAGATTTTATAGATATTGGAGCGCAATCTACTCGTCCGAATGCGGAATATCTCTCTGCAGAAGAAGAAATTAGAAGAATAGGGAATGTAATTTCTTTAATCAAAAAAGAATTTCCAGAAGCTTTGATTTCTATTGACACTTTCTATGCAGACGTAGTAAAATTTGGATATAACGAAGGAATGGATGTGGTGAATGATATTTCGGGAGGCTATTTTGATGAAAATTTATTGCCAACAGTTGCCGAAACCAAACTTCCCTATATTTTGATGCACAGCAATACTTCGTATTCTACCATGCACGAAAAAATTCACTACGATGATATTACCATGAGTGTGAATTATTATTTTTCAGAAAAAATAAATCAGTTGCAGAAATTGGGAATTTATGATATTGTTTTAGATCCAGGTTTTGGTTTTGGAAAAACGGTGGAAGATCAGTATAAAATGATTGAAGAAGTA
Proteins encoded:
- the folP gene encoding dihydropteroate synthase, which gives rise to MNIPASSIQRNNFSINCNGRLVDLNTPKIMGILNLTPDSFSDGGKFNNEKSALLHAEKLLNDGADFIDIGAQSTRPNAEYLSAEEEIRRIGNVISLIKKEFPEALISIDTFYADVVKFGYNEGMDVVNDISGGYFDENLLPTVAETKLPYILMHSNTSYSTMHEKIHYDDITMSVNYYFSEKINQLQKLGIYDIVLDPGFGFGKTVEDQYKMIEEVEHLGFGRFPLLIGISRKSFIYKPLNKKPLEIGEETQKLHRKVLEKGAKILRVHDVAETKNLVGEL